From a region of the Mercurialis annua linkage group LG1-X, ddMerAnnu1.2, whole genome shotgun sequence genome:
- the LOC126678649 gene encoding nuclear transport factor 2B has protein sequence MEEQVETIGSAFVNHYYHLFDNDRSSLAGLYQPSSMLTFEGQKILGVDDISGKLNNLPFEQCKHVVSTIDTQPSSFTGGILIFVSGSLQLGGEDHPLRFSQMFHLIPALQGGLFVHNDIFRLNYG, from the exons ATGGAAGAACAGGTCGAAACAATCGGTAGCGCGTTTGTGAACCATTACTATCATCTCTTTGATAACGACCGTTCTTCTCTTGCCGGGCTTTATCAGCCTAGCTCGATGCTTACTTTTGAAGGTCAGAAGATATTAGGGGTCGATGATATATCCGGTAAGCTAAACAACTTGCCGTTTGAACAATGCAAGCATGTCGTTAGCACCATTGATACACAGCCGTCGTCTTTTACTGGTGGCATACTAATCTTTGTCAGCGGCAGCCTCCAATTGGGCGGAGAGGATCATCCTTTAAGATTTAGTCAG ATGTTTCATTTGATTCCTGCGCTACAAGGAGGACTGTTTGTGCACAATGATATTTTTCGCCTCAATTATGGCTAA
- the LOC126664677 gene encoding probable dolichyl-diphosphooligosaccharide--protein glycosyltransferase subunit 3B, whose amino-acid sequence MAISSNPTRSILLTTLITLLISLSTSISDPEELVNELLTLQSQSSSGVIHLNDHTISRFITSTKTPRPYSLLVFFDAKQLHDKAELHLTDLYQEFSILATSFITNNPDKSAAGYGKLFFCDIEFKESQSSFNLFGVNSLPHIRLINPNVKNPKDSEAMDQGDFSRMAESMSDFIQSKAKLSVGPIHRPPPISKNQLAFLILVLLIWTPFMIKKLLTGQTLLHDWRIWLCGAVFVYFFSVSGAMHNIIRKMPMFLADRNDPNKLVFFYQGSGMQLGAEGFAVGFLYTVVGLLLAFMTHVLVLAKNVTVQRLVMVVSLVVSFWAVNKVIFLDNWKTGYGVHTFWPSSWK is encoded by the coding sequence ATGGCGATCTCATCAAACCCGACCCGATCCATCCTCTTAACAACTCTCATTACCCTCCTCATCTCCCTCTCAACCTCAATATCCGACCCGGAAGAGCTCGTAAACGAACTCCTAACCCTCCAATCACAGTCCAGCTCAGGAGTAATCCACCTAAACGACCACACAATCTCCCGTTTCATAACCTCAACCAAAACCCCCCGACCATACTCCCTCCTCGTGTTCTTCGACGCCAAGCAGCTCCACGACAAAGCCGAGCTCCACCTCACTGACCTCTACCAAGAATTTTCAATTCTCGCCACGTCATTCATCACGAACAATCCCGACAAATCCGCCGCGGGTTACGGTAAACTATTCTTCTGCGACATTGAATTTAAAGAATCGCAGTCTTCGTTTAATTTATTCGGCGTTAACTCACTGCCTCATATCCGTTTAATTAACCCTAATGTCAAAAACCCTAAAGATTCCGAAGCTATGGATCAGGGGGATTTTTCGCGGATGGCGGAATCCATGTCGGATTTTATCCAGTCGAAAGCGAAATTGAGCGTCGGCCCGATTCATCGGCCGCCGCCTATTTCGAAGAATCAGTTAGCTTTTTTGATTCTTGTGTTGTTGATTTGGACTCCGTTTATGATCAAGAAGTTGTTGACTGGTCAGACATTGCTTCATGATTGGAGAATTTGGTTGTGTGGCGCTGTGTTTGTGTATTTCTTTAGTGTTTCGGGTGCTATGCATAATATTATTCGGAAAATGCCGATGTTTTTGGCGGATAGGAATGATCCGAATAAGTTGGTTTTCTTTTATCAAGGGTCGGGTATGCAGCTTGGAGCGGAAGGGTTTGCTGTTGGATTTTTGTATACCGTTGTTGGGTTGTTGTTGGCGTTTATGACTCATGTGCTTGTTTTGGCTAAGAATGTGACTGTTCAGAGATTGGTTATGGTCGTTTCGCTTGTGGTTTCATTTTGGGCGGTTAATAAGGTTATTTTCTTGGATAATTGGAAGACTGGTTATGGAGTTCATACTTTCTGGCCTTCGAGTTGGAAGTGA
- the LOC126664678 gene encoding probable dolichyl-diphosphooligosaccharide--protein glycosyltransferase subunit 3B yields the protein MAISPNPTRLILLTTLISLIISLSTSVSDPEKLLTELLTLQSQSTAGIIHLNDQTVSRFIVSTKTPRPYSLLVFFDAKEHHDKAELHLAELYYEFKILATSFITNHPDNSSASYGKLFFCDIEFKDSQSSFILFGVDSLPLLRLVNPNVKNPKDSEAMDQGDLSRMAESISDFILSRAKLSVGPIHRPPPISKNQYAFLIVVLLIWIPFMIKKLSTGQTLLQDWKIWLCGAVFVYFFSVSGAMFNIIRKMPMFLGDRNDPNKLIFFYQGSGMQLGAEGFAIGFLYTVVGLLLAFMTHVLVLAKNVTVQRLVMVVSLVFSFWAVNEVIFLDNWKTGYGVHTFWPSSWN from the coding sequence ATGGCGATTTCTCCAAACCCGACCCGTCTCATCCTCCTAACCACCCTCATTTCCCTCATCATCTCCCTCTCAACCTCAGTATCCGACCCGGAAAAGCTCCTAACCGAACTCCTAACCCTCCAATCACAGTCCACCGCCGGAATAATCCACCTAAACGACCAAACAGTCTCCCGTTTTATAGTCTCAACAAAAACCCCCCGACCATACTCCCTCCTCGTATTCTTCGACGCCAAGGAGCACCACGACAAAGCCGAGCTCCACCTCGCCGAACTCTACTATGAATTTAAAATTCTCGCCACGTCATTCATCACGAACCATCCTGACAACTCATCCGCATCGTACGGTAAATTATTCTTCTGCGACATTGAATTTAAAGATTCGCAATCTTCGTTTATTTTATTCGGCGTTGATTCACTGCCCCTTCTCCGTTTAGTTAATCCTAATGTTAAAAATCCTAAAGATTCTGAAGCTATGGATCAGGGAGATCTCTCCAGGATGGCggaatccatttcggatttTATCCTGTCGAGGGCGAAATTGAGCGTCGGCCCGATACATCGGCCGCCGCCTATTTCGAAGAATCAGTATGCTTTTCTGATTGTTGTGTTGTTGATTTGGATTCCGTTTATGATTAAGAAGTTGTCGACTGGTCAGACATTGCTTCAGGATTGGAAAATTTGGTTGTGTGGCGCTGTGTTTGTGTACTTTTTTAGTGTTTCGGGTGCTATGTTTAATATTATTCGGAAAATGCCGATGTTTTTGGGGGATAGGAATGATCCGAATAAGTTGATTTTCTTTTATCAAGGCTCGGGGATGCAGCTTGGAGCGGAAGGGTTTGCTATCGGGTTTTTGTATACCGTTGTTGGGTTGTTATTGGCGTTTATGACTCATGTGCTTGTTTTGGCTAAGAATGTGACTGTTCAGAGATTGGTTATGGTTGTTTCGCTTGTGTTTTCGTTTTGGGCTGTTAATGAGGTTATTTTCTTGGATAATTGGAAGACTGGCTATGGCGTTCATACTTTTTGGCCTTCGAGTTGGAACTGA
- the LOC126657230 gene encoding pentatricopeptide repeat-containing protein At4g21170, giving the protein MLLHRTFSTATSKLNWRNQIKQNQLVSQISSLLLQRKNWIPLVQNLNLSSKLTPLLLLQILHKTQTHPQTSLSFFNWAVTNLKLNPDLKLQCYVINLALGSDLSQPAKTILDSVVQSHPPNIILDSMVQVCRGKTLSFVLEFYALKGLFLEGLEVFKKMRIIGLTPCVHACNKLLDVLLRENEIKLAWCLYSSMIRVGVCLDKVTWSLVASILSKDENFERIVKLLEMGICNSVMYNAVVNCYSKKGEFDAAFHRLNEMESRKIEPGFSTFSSLLDGACRHGNVEMIERVMGVMIERGLLPKNDLFDCDLIVQKLCDLGKTNAAKMFYKRGLDEKIGLKDATYGCMLRAFSKEQTLDEAIGLYRVILEKRILIKNSAYIAFVNRLLEEDPYAEGYDILMDIVKKGFNPCTSSLSKFISSLCNKRRWREAEELLNVVLERGLLPDSACCCALIRHYCSNRQIDKALELNNKLEKLQGRMDITTYNLLLDCLVKGGRVEDSIRVFDYMKGLELADSSGFGIIIRGLCRAKELRKAMKLHDEMLNMGLKPDKQTYKRLISEFNQ; this is encoded by the coding sequence ATGCTTCTGCACAGAACATTCTCAACTGCAACTTCGAAACTCAACTGgagaaaccaaatcaaacaaaaccaactaGTTTCCCAAATCTCATCACTTCTCTTACAAAGAAAAAACTGGATCCCTCTTGTCCAAAATCTCAACCTCTCCTCAAAACTAACTCCACTTCTCCTCCTTCAAATTCTCCACAAAACCCAAACACACCCTCAAACTTCTCTCAGCTTCTTCAACTGGGCAGTCACCAATCTCAAACTCAACCCAGACCTCAAACTCCAATGCTATGTCATCAACCTCGCTCTCGGGTCGGATCTTTCTCAACCCGCAAAGACAATCTTGGATTCTGTAGTTCAATCTCACCCTCCAAATATAATTCTTGACTCCATGGTTCAAGTTTGTAGAGGTAAAACTTTAAGCTTTGTTCTTGAATTTTATGCACTCAAGGGTTTATTTCTGGAGGGTTTAGAAGTGTTTAAAAAAATGAGAATTATTGGTTTAACTCCTTGTGTTCATGCTTGTAATAAACTTCTTGATGTTTTGTTAAGAGAAAATGAGATTAAATTAGCTTGGTGTTTATATAGTTCCATGATTCGAGTTGGGGTTTGTTTAGATAAGGTTACTTGGTCCTTGGTTGCGAGTATTCTTAGTAAAGATGAGAACTTTGAGAGAATTGTTAAGTTGCTTGAGATGGGTATTTGTAATTCAGTTATGTATAATGCGGTTGTTAATTGTTATAGTAAAAAGGGGGAGTTTGATGCTGCGTTTCATCGGTTAAATGAGATGGAAAGTAGAAAAATTGAGCCGGGTTTTAGTACTTTTAGCTCCTTACTCGATGGAGCTTGTAGACACGGAAATGTCGAAATGATTGAGAGAGTAATGGGAGTGATGATAGAGAGGGGATTGCTTCCGAAGAACGATTTATTCGATTGTGATTTGATTGTCCAGAAGCTTTGTGATTTGGGGAAGACGAATGCTGCGAAAATGTTTTACAAGAGAGGTTTGGATGAGAAAATAGGATTGAAAGATGCGACTTATGGGTGTATGCTTAGAGCGTTTTCTAAAGAACAAACGCTGGATGAAGCTATTGGTCTTTACCGAGTGATATTGGAAAAGCGTATTTTGATTAAGAATAGTGCTTATATTGCTTTCGTAAATCGTTTGCTCGAGGAAGATCCATATGCAGAGGGATATGATATACTTATGGATATAGTAAAAAAAGGATTTAATCCTTGTACATCTAGTTTATCTAAATTTATCTCGTCTCTGTGTAATAAACGAAGATGGAGAGAAGCGGAGGAGCTGTTGAATGTGGTTCTAGAGAGAGGCTTATTGCCGGATTCTGCATGCTGTTGCGCGCTAATCAGGCATTATTGCAGCAACAGGCAGATTGATAAAGCACTTGAATTGAATAACAAGTTGGAGAAATTGCAAGGCAGAATGGATATAACAACATATAATCTACTCCTTGATTGTTTAGTTAAGGGAGGCAGGGTTGAAGATTCCATTAGAGTGTTTGATTATATGAAAGGACTCGAATTAGCAGACAGTTCAGGTTTCGGAATTATAATCCGTGGACTCTGCCGTGCAAAAGAACTGAGGAAGGCAATGAAGCTTCATGATGAAATGTTGAATATGGGTCTTAAACCTGATAAACAAACATACAAAAGATTGATATCGGAATTCAATCAATAG